In Colletotrichum higginsianum IMI 349063 chromosome 3, whole genome shotgun sequence, a genomic segment contains:
- a CDS encoding Ubiquitin-conjugating enzyme codes for MATPKFNSKSPTIRRILREAQELSSAPSPDYTATPIESDLFEWHFTFRGPPNSSYGEGIYHGRIVLPPTYPLRPPSFRFLTPSGRFETNREICLSISGHHEETWQPAWGVRTALVALRSFMETDPRGQLGGLETSDAVRKRHATASHAFKCPTCAKTNFEIIQECEEAAKANADPNSTAEVEIPSELKLGYKDEMSKAVEGPEGAQTATTTAAAAVERPEVPTPRTGAVDTESAELAEGFIRTVPEANTTIPSALPASQPSATTSYPPARPGQGVPAPTRTVSLPLAPNVSVRQQAPPVARAYDEGVPLWIDRAIVVLVVLLLAMILKVLLDL; via the exons ATGGCAACTCCCAAATTCAACTCCAAATCGCCTACGATACGGCGTATAC TACGCGAGGCTCAAGAACTCTCCAGCGCCCCGTCACCGGATTACACGGCTACCCCGATAGAATCAGACCTATTCGAATGGCACTTTACCTTTCGAGGTCCTCCTAACTCTTCATACGGCGAAGGCATTTACCATGGCCGCATTGTGCTCCCACCCACCTACCCCCTTCGTCCGCCGAGCTTCCGCTTCCTTACACCGAGCGGCCGATTCGAGACCAACCGCGAGATCTGTCTGAGCATTAGCGGTCACCACGAGGAAACATGGCAACCCGCCTGGGGTGTGAGGACGGCACTCGTCGC GCTGCGCAGTTTCATGGAGACGGACCCCAGAGGACAACTAGGTGGTCTTGAGACGAGCGACGCCGTGCGAAAACGCCATGCTACAGCGTCGCACGCATTCAAGTGCCCGACGTGCGCAAAGACCAATTTCGAAATAATCCAGGAGTGCGAAGAGGCCGCGAAAGCCAATGCCGACCCCAATTCCACGGCCGAAGTAGAGATTCCGTCCGAGCTGAAGTTGGGCTACAAGGACGAGATGAGTAAGGCCGTAGAGGGTCCAGAAGGGGCTCAGACGGCGACCacgacagcggcggccgcggtCGAGAGACCAGAGGTTCCGACACCGAGGACTGGGGCTGTAGATACAGAGAGCGCCGAGCTCGCAGAGGGCTTCATTCGTACGGTGCCCGAGGCAAACACGACTATTCCGAGCGCGTTGCCAGCTTCGCAGCCTTCGGCGACGACATCGTATCCTCCTGCTCGCCCAGGACAGGGAGTTCCCGCCCCTACAAGGACAGTCTCGTTGCCCCTGGCCCCGAATGTCAGCGTGCGGCAGCAAGCTCCTCCGGTTGCCCGTGCCTACGACGAGGGTGTGCCGCTCTGGATTGACCGGGCCATTGTGGTTCTCGTTGTGCTTCTGTTGGCCATGATTCTCAAAGTTCTGCTTGATCTGTAG